CTTCTAAGAAATTTTGTAGTGTTGCTTATCCATAATCGCAGAGCCAAAGCCATGCCTCTGTTTATGATTGCCAGAGTGGTCTCAACACATCTGTCTTGGGGCCGAGCGTTGGGCGCAGGCGGATCTCCGAAGAACTCGGTCGCGAGAATCTCCCGCGCACGTGACCAGATCTCCCACCCCTGCTTGATGCTGCGCGGTCTCACGCGTAGTCCCTCCGAGAAGTCTCCCACCGCTGCCGCCATGCCCAAGAATAAAGGGAAAGGAGGTGAAAATAGACGCAGAGGTAAGAATgagaataaatctgaaaaaagagaGCTGGTGTTCAAAGAAGATGGGCAAGAGTATGCTCAAGTAATCAAAATGTTGGGAAATGGACGATTAGAAGCGTTGTGTTTTGATGGTGTAAAGATGTTATGTCACATCAGAGGGAAATTGAGAAAAAAGGTTTGGGTAAATACCTCAGACATTATATTGGTTGGTCTACGAGACTACCAGGATAATAAAgctgatgtaattttaaaatacaatgcggatgaggctagaagtctgaaggCATATGGCGAACTTCCAGAACATGCTAACGTCAATGAAACTGATACATTTGGCCCTGGAGATGATGATGAAATCCAATTTGATGACATTGGAGATGAAGATGAAGACATTGATGACATCTAAATTGA
Above is a window of Camelus dromedarius isolate mCamDro1 chromosome 18, mCamDro1.pat, whole genome shotgun sequence DNA encoding:
- the LOC105101463 gene encoding eukaryotic translation initiation factor 1A, Y-chromosomal yields the protein MPKNKGKGGENRRRGKNENKSEKRELVFKEDGQEYAQVIKMLGNGRLEALCFDGVKMLCHIRGKLRKKVWVNTSDIILVGLRDYQDNKADVILKYNADEARSLKAYGELPEHANVNETDTFGPGDDDEIQFDDIGDEDEDIDDI